One window of the Gavia stellata isolate bGavSte3 chromosome 9, bGavSte3.hap2, whole genome shotgun sequence genome contains the following:
- the TMEM254 gene encoding transmembrane protein 254: MTAVTGAERLRDGSCHFQRSRLIWMIAITFGMILLGWVTLWPSTIPYSYLGIFGSFLNYLVENHHKWVCYGFWVSWLIHIVEALYGVKLCQSKGITDPAIQFQWFVQTLLFGYASFGLLVSYKPSAKKHY, encoded by the exons ATGACGGCGGTGACGGGCGCGGAGCGGCTCCGCGATGGCAGCTGCCACTTCCAGCGCTCCCGGCTCATCTGGATGATCGCCATCACCTTCGGCATGATCCTCCTCGGC tgggTAACGCTTTGGCCTTCGACTATACCTTATAGTTATTTGGGAATATTTGGTAGTTTCCTTAACTATTTAGTGGAAAACCACCACAAATGGGTATGCTATGG gtTCTGGGTATCCTGGTTGATTCACATAGTAGAAGCCTTGTACGGTGTTAAGTTATGCCA ATCTAAAGGAATCACTGACCCAGCAATTCAGTTTCAATGGTTCGTTCAGACACTTCTATTTGGGTATGCTTCCTTTGGTCTTCTGGTGTCTTACAAACCTTCAGCCAAGAAGCACTACtag
- the LOC104253480 gene encoding L-threonine dehydratase catabolic TdcB, which produces MGLFEGHLEGVEAEDGPIRNGLIGKKPPSINPERLKDFGEEDYLNGDVKTWEMKIVSRNEELLRDALSRIPQSSSRTSLTSSNKLIRFEDISAAAFKIQCGVQKTPCMYSRLSKQYGMDIYLKKEFLQYTGSVKERGVLYLLTSLPQDQQRKGVIVASDSNFSMAVAYHASELRIPVFVIMSTSTSPARVKMCREYGAMVISYGTTAKDSQTHARRLAQENGYLYLEEEDSAVYLSGLGTVGLEVYEQVPKLDAVIFPAGGHCGLLAGSAAALKHLNPQISVIGVESESFPVLQQSLKAGHPMEDQACSNHHFYGDVSGLCFGSNSLQLTGKLVDKVVAVREEDILISMLRLLEYERSTVDAEGAIGLAALVAGKLPELKGKRVEMDLINGYRKP; this is translated from the exons GATGGGCCAATAAGAAATGGCCTTATTGGGAAGAAGCCACCCTCCATCAACCCTGAGAGACTGAAAGATTTTGGTGAGGAGGATTACCTGAACGGGGATGTGAAGACCTGGGAAATGAAGATAGTGAGCCGTAATGAGGAGTTACTTAGGGATGCCCTTTCCCGCATCCCTCAGTCAAGCAGTAGGACCAGCCTGACAAGCTCTAACAAGCTGATTCGATTTGAAGATATTAGTGCAGCAGCTTTCAAAATCCAGTGCGGTGTTCAGAAAACCCCCTGCATG TATTCTAGGCTATCCAAGCAGTATGGAATGGACATCTACCTAAAGAAAGAGTTCCTCCAGTACACGGGATCTGTGAAGGAACGAGGTGTACTTTACCTTCTGACATCATTGCCTCAG GATCAGCAAAGAAAGGGTGTGATCGTGGCTTCGGACAGTAACTTTTCCATGGCTGTTGCTTACCATGCCTCAGAGCTCCGTATTCCAGTGTTTGTCATCATGTCAACCAGCACGTCCCCCGCCAGAGTGAAAATGTGCCGTGAGTACGGTGCCATGGTTATATCCTATGGCACTACAGCTAAGGATTCCCAGACGCACGCAAGAAGGTTGGCGCAGGAGAATGGTTACCTCTACCTCGAAGA GGAGGATAGTGCTGTCTACCTGTCGGGCCTGGGAACCGTGGGGCTGGAGGTGTACGAGCAGGTGCCAAAGCTGGACGCAGTGATTTTCCCTGCAGGAGGCCACTGTGGCTTGCTGGCAGGCTCGGCTGCTGCACTCAAACACCTCAACCCACAGATTTCTGTAATT GGGGTCGAATCTGAAAGTTTCCCTGTACTGCAACAATCCTTAAAGGCTGGCCACCCAATGGAAGACCAGGCTTGCAGCAATCATCACTTTTATGGAG ATGTGAGCGGGCTTTGCTTTGGCAGCAATTCTTTGCAGCTGACTGGGAAACTTGTGGATAAAGTTGTTGCTGTGAG GGAGGAGGACATCCTCATTTCGATGCTGAGATTGCTGGAGTATGAGCGATCCACGGTTGATGCAGAAGGGGCCATTGGACTTGCAGCGTTGGTTGCAGGGAAGCTGCCCGAGTTGAAGGGTAAAAG GGTTGAGATGGATTTAATTAATGGCTACAGAAAGCCTTGA